Proteins encoded by one window of Blautia luti:
- a CDS encoding AAA family ATPase, translating to MKTITISRQYGSGGRHIAALLSEKMGVPFYDSRLLLKAAERYGISQEIIDEFKGKTSLLYAIGVMMSEESQDKEHLAIPEKMFHAQKEAIKRLAQEGPCVFVGRCADQILKDDNQLLRVYIYASDMKDRIKRIKKNKNLSQREALERIAYKDRQRRGYYNFYTGCEWGKMENYDICLNTSVISEEECVELLMKLAE from the coding sequence ATGAAAACAATCACGATCAGCAGACAGTATGGAAGCGGTGGAAGACACATTGCAGCTTTGCTTTCAGAAAAAATGGGAGTCCCCTTTTATGACAGCAGGCTTTTACTGAAAGCAGCAGAGAGATACGGAATCAGCCAGGAGATCATTGATGAATTTAAAGGCAAGACCAGTCTTCTCTATGCAATCGGAGTAATGATGTCAGAAGAATCACAGGATAAAGAACATCTGGCGATTCCGGAGAAAATGTTTCATGCGCAGAAAGAAGCAATAAAACGTCTGGCACAGGAAGGCCCATGTGTTTTTGTTGGAAGATGTGCAGATCAGATTCTGAAAGATGATAACCAGCTGCTTCGGGTGTATATTTATGCATCTGATATGAAAGACCGTATTAAACGGATCAAGAAAAATAAGAATCTTTCTCAGAGAGAGGCGCTTGAGAGAATTGCATATAAAGACCGCCAGAGAAGAGGCTATTATAATTTTTATACAGGATGTGAATGGGGAAAAATGGAAAATTACGATATCTGCCTGAATACGTCAGTTATATCAGAGGAAGAGTGTGTAGAACTTCTGATGAAACTTGCGGAATAA
- a CDS encoding DNA-binding response regulator: MEISILTGYREFDYCQKAIRLGVSRFLLKPSNMTELEEALKAMTGCLRKKEITGEEAAQESALVAGSFVVKNALQYIEEHYNEKITLTQVAEKTYVSQWHLSKLLNKEEGKNFSEILNCIRIRHAKELMKEPAYRLADIAELVGFTDVTHFSRVLKKMKGFLQMNTEIQNFESLKFV, from the coding sequence ATGGAGATTAGCATTCTGACAGGTTACCGTGAATTTGACTATTGCCAGAAAGCTATCCGTCTGGGGGTATCCAGATTTCTGCTGAAACCATCCAATATGACGGAGCTGGAAGAAGCATTAAAGGCGATGACCGGGTGCCTGAGAAAAAAAGAAATAACCGGAGAAGAAGCAGCACAGGAAAGTGCTTTGGTTGCCGGCAGTTTCGTTGTGAAGAATGCGCTTCAGTACATAGAAGAACATTACAATGAGAAGATCACGCTGACTCAGGTTGCGGAGAAAACGTATGTAAGTCAGTGGCATCTGAGCAAGCTTCTGAATAAAGAAGAAGGAAAAAATTTTTCAGAGATCCTTAACTGCATCCGTATCCGTCATGCGAAGGAACTTATGAAGGAACCGGCTTACAGACTGGCAGACATTGCAGAGCTGGTAGGTTTTACAGATGTGACACATTTTTCCAGAGTTTTAAAAAAAATGAAGGGATTTCTGCAAATGAATACAGAAATACAAAACTTTGAAAGTCTAAAATTTGTATGA
- the pyrH gene encoding UMP kinase, whose amino-acid sequence MKRVLLKLSGEALAGAKKTGFDEATVIEVAKQIRTLSEEGLEIGIVIGGGNFWRGRTSETIDRNKADQIGMLATVMNCIYVSDICRYLGLKTQILTPFVCGAFTGLYSKDAAEECFAQGKIVFFAGGTGHPYFSTDTATVLRAVEIEAEAILLAKAVDGIYDSDPKVNPNAVRYDEISIEEVVAKKLAAMDLTASIMCMEQKMPMLVFALDEKDSIVNAAHGKFTGTKVTV is encoded by the coding sequence ATGAAACGAGTATTATTAAAATTAAGCGGTGAAGCTCTCGCCGGAGCAAAAAAGACCGGATTTGACGAGGCAACAGTCATTGAAGTAGCGAAACAGATCCGTACGCTGTCTGAGGAAGGTCTGGAGATCGGTATCGTGATCGGTGGTGGTAACTTCTGGAGAGGACGTACCAGTGAGACCATCGACAGAAATAAAGCAGACCAGATCGGAATGCTTGCTACTGTTATGAACTGTATCTATGTATCTGATATCTGCAGATATCTGGGATTGAAGACTCAGATCCTGACACCGTTCGTATGCGGTGCTTTTACAGGATTGTATTCCAAGGATGCAGCTGAAGAATGCTTCGCACAGGGCAAGATCGTATTCTTCGCAGGCGGAACAGGCCATCCATACTTCTCTACAGATACAGCTACTGTACTTCGTGCAGTGGAGATCGAGGCAGAAGCAATCCTTCTGGCGAAAGCTGTAGACGGAATCTATGACAGTGACCCGAAGGTAAATCCGAATGCTGTAAGATATGACGAGATTTCCATCGAAGAAGTAGTTGCAAAGAAACTGGCTGCCATGGATCTGACAGCATCTATTATGTGCATGGAGCAGAAAATGCCGATGCTGGTATTTGCCCTGGATGAGAAGGACAGCATTGTAAATGCGGCACATGGTAAATTTACAGGCACGAAGGTAACTGTGTAA
- the frr gene encoding ribosome recycling factor → MDERIQKYEDKMKKTLASLESELATIRAGRANPHILDKLTVDYYGAPTPLQQVANITVPEARMIQIQPWESSLIKGIEKAILVSDLGLNPSNDGKVIRLVFPELTEERRKELVKDVKKKGEAAKVAVRNIRRDANDAYKKLAKQDVSEDEIKELEDKIQKSTDKYIKEVDAAVDVKSKEIMTV, encoded by the coding sequence ATGGATGAAAGAATTCAGAAATATGAAGACAAAATGAAAAAGACACTGGCAAGCCTGGAGAGCGAGCTTGCTACAATCCGTGCAGGACGTGCGAATCCGCATATTCTTGACAAACTTACCGTAGACTATTACGGAGCACCGACACCTCTGCAGCAGGTTGCCAATATTACAGTTCCTGAAGCACGTATGATCCAGATCCAGCCATGGGAATCCAGCCTGATCAAGGGAATCGAGAAAGCAATCCTTGTTTCTGATCTCGGTCTGAATCCAAGCAATGACGGTAAAGTGATCCGTCTTGTTTTTCCGGAACTGACAGAAGAGCGTCGTAAAGAACTGGTAAAAGACGTTAAGAAAAAAGGCGAAGCCGCCAAAGTTGCAGTCCGCAATATCCGTCGTGATGCAAATGATGCATACAAGAAGCTTGCAAAACAGGACGTATCTGAGGATGAGATCAAAGAGCTTGAAGACAAGATCCAGAAGAGCACAGATAAATATATCAAAGAAGTTGATGCGGCAGTAGATGTAAAGAGCAAGGAAATCATGACCGTATAA